The sequence below is a genomic window from Escherichia marmotae.
CACCACGAGAATACGCACCAGTTTTACGGGCACATCAAAATAATTGGCAATCCCTGCGCAGACACCACGCACCATGCCCTGTTGTGGGATGCGCCATAATTTTTTATTGAGATTAATACCCGCCATTAGCGATCCCTCCAGTTCGGATGTTCTGCATCAAGAATGGACTCCAGCGCCTGAATACGCTCACGCATCCGTTTTGCCTCATCTGCCAGTTGCGCTAATCGCTGCTGTTCACTTTGCGACAATTCACCGCGGCTGGAGCGGTTGCTGTAATGCAGCCATAACCAGATAGGCAAAACAAACAGCACAAAAATGGTTAACGGAATAGCCAGAAATAGCGCGCTCATAAATACTCCTTAGACGATGAGCGGCGGCGCGTTCAGACGCCGCCTGGGGTGTTATTATTGATTATCTTGCTTCATTTTGGCTTTTAATTGCGCCAGTTGCTCGCTGATTGCGTCATCGGCTTTCAGTTCAGCAAATTGCTCATCCAGCGATCGTTGTTTACCAAAGCTGTGGCTTTCTGCTTCTGCT
It includes:
- the pspB gene encoding envelope stress response membrane protein PspB; translation: MSALFLAIPLTIFVLFVLPIWLWLHYSNRSSRGELSQSEQQRLAQLADEAKRMRERIQALESILDAEHPNWRDR